GATCGAGGTGTGCCGCCGGCTGCGGGCCGTGCAGGAGACCCGCAACGTGCCGATCATCATGCTCACCGCGCGCGGCGAGGAATCCGATCGAGTGCGCGGCCTCGAGACCGGCGCCGACGATTATGTGACCAAGCCGTTCAGCCCGCGCGAGTTGGTCGCGCGCGTGCGCGCCGTGATGCGCCGGGCGCGCCCCGCCTTGGTCGGCGAGATGCTCCATTTCGCCGACGTCGAGATGGACGTGACCAGCCACAAGGTGAAAAGGCGCGGCACGACGGTAAGCCTCGGCCCGACCGAATTCCGGCTGCTGCGCTATTTCATGGAAAATCCGCGCCGCGTCTTCTCCCGCCAGCGGCTGCTGAGCGCGGTCTGGGGCCACGATCCCGACATCGATTCGCGCACCGTCGACGTCCATATCCGGCGTCTGCGCCGCGCCCTTAACGCGGACGGCCGGCCGGATCTGCTGCGCACCGTCCGCTCGGCCGGCTACGCACTCGACCAGTTCGACTAGGCTCAGAGCGCGCCCGCGGCCTCCAGCACATAGCCGGTGGCGGTCAGCCGGAAGCCCGCGGCGAGCAACGCGTCGCGCATGCCGTCGTCGGCCGGTCGGATCGCCAGCGCGACCTCGTAGCGGCCGTCGTCGAACAGGCGCAGGTTGAGCGATTCCATCCCGCTCTGGCTGGCCAGCGGCAGCAGCAATGCGCCTTGGTCGCAGCGGGCATTGCCGCTGAGCGCGGAGGGCAAGGGCAGGCCGCCCGCCTCGCCCGCGACGTCGGCCTTCACCCGGCCCTCGGCGCTGCTGCACATGCCGTCGGTGAAGTGGGCGCTGACGTCCTCGAAGGCGAGCTTGCCGATCGGCAGGGGCGCCAGCGCGCCGCCGATCGCGAGCGGCCCGGTCATGTCGTCGATCAAGAACCGATTGCGCGACAGCGTGACCGACGCCTGGAACGGCTCCGTGTCGTCGTCGCGGACCAGATCGACGCGCGCGCGTCCGACGAACAAGGGCAAGGTCCGCAGGCTCGCGCGCAGGTCGCCCAATGCCACCGAGCCGAACTGCGCTTCGCTGAGCGCGCCTAGCCACAAACTCCCCTTCGCCTCGCGCGCGGCGAAACCGCGTTCGTCGAGCGCCAGCCAGTCGAGCGCCAACCGCAGCGGCAACAGCGCCACGATCGCGAACAGGAAAGCCGACACAAGAAAGAGCGTGCGGCCCAGCGGCAATCGGATACGCATTACAGGGCCCTCGCTCGGAACGTGGCCTCGATGGCGAGGGTCTGGTCGCTGTTCGCGGTCGCCTTCAGCCGCTCCACCAGCAGCCCTTCCTGATTCTCCATCCGGTCCACCCACTGGAAGAAGGCCTGCGGTCGCGCCGCCTCGATCGCGATCGTCGCCCGGGCCGAGCCCGCACTGTCCACGCGCGCAACCTTGAACCCGGTCTCGTTCGCGGTCCGCATCAGCAGCGCATCGACCGGACCCGATGCGCGGGGTGCCACCTCACCCTGCAATTGGGTCACCAGCTTGGCCTGCGCGCGCGCCTGGGCCAGCGCCACCACCGCCTCGCCGTGCCGCTCCCGGGCCGACGAGAGCGCATCCGACAAGGGCCGCACGATCAGCAGCCAGGAGAGAAGGATCGCGGCGAGCGCCGCCATCACGAGCAGCAGCCTCTGCTCGCGCAAGGTGCGGCTGCGCCACCAGGCTTTGAGGCTCGCATTCATCGCGCGCGCACCGTCATTTCCATCATCGGCCTCCCGCCGGCGCTCTGTGTCTGTCCGGCCTGGGTCGCGAAGCCGGCCGCCTCGATCCGCTGCTGCAGCAAGGCGACGTTCGCCGGCGTGTCGGCGAGCACTGCGACGCGCAGGCTGCCGTCCCGCTCGAAGGTGAATGCGCCGAGCTCGACTCCGGCGGTGGCGCGCACCGCGGCGAACAAGGCCGAGGTGATCGCAGTATAGCCCGCGCCGCTGCCGCGCAGGTCGGCGACACGTTCGGCGAGGCGCCGGGCCGGATCGCTGGCATTCGTACCGGGCGGAAGCACGCTTGCCGCGACCGCCTGCGTCTCGGCTTCGAGCGCATCGGCGGCATGGGTGTAGCGCAGGATGGAGGCGAGCTGGATCGCCAGCGTCACCGCCAGCAGGGCGATGGCGAGCGCCGCGATCCGCCGTACCCAAGGCCATTCGATCTTCCAGCGCCGCCTTTTGGCGAACGCGCCCTGGCGCAGGTCGACCGGCATCGCGGCAAGCGCGGCGGCGAGCCCCTCCTCGAACGCAGCCCGGTCCAGATCCGTCACCGGCGCGTCGCCGACGATCACGCCGGCCAATTCAGGTTCGATGCTAAACGCTTCGGTGGCGCCGCGGTAGAGCGGCGCGTCGCCGCGCGCGAAGCGGGCAAAGCCCTGCTCGGGCGGCACCAGCAGCAGCGGCTTGGGCACGATCGCGTCGGGGTCTAGCCCGTGCGCCTGGAGCTGCTCGATCCAGCGCGTCATGCGCAGCACCGGCGTGAGCGCGACCGCGCGAAGGCCGCCGCCTTCCGCCTCGCCGCCGACCGCGACATGGAGATCGGCCAGCCCTTCCGCGCTGACGTCCGCCGCGGCCATCCGCCCGGCGACGAGCGCCTGCGCGGGGGCGAGGCCGGCGGGCAGCTCGAGCCAGTGCACGGTCACTTCCTCGCCGGGCACCACCGTGACGATGCGCAGCGGGTCGCCGCTCCCCGGGTCCGCGAGCAGCGGCAGCCCGTCAAGCCCGTCGCCGCGCCGCGCGACGCGGTCGCCTTCGACCAGCAGCCAGCCTTCGGCCTCGCCCAGCGGACCTACGAAGACCAGGAGACTATCCACGCCGCTCAATCCACTTCCCCCCATGTGCGGGCGACGATGCGGGCGCCCCCCTGGCGCGCATCGACGAGCGCCGATTCCTGCAGTTCCGCTTCCCGCAACGCAATGCGCAGATCGATGCGGAACCAGCTAGTCTTCACTTGCGGCTGGCCGAGGATGTCGCCGGGAATCTGCACCTCGGCGAGCCCCGGCGTCCGGTAGAATTCGCCCAGGTCGCTCCATCCGGCCACCGGCCGCGAGGCGATCACCTGCCGCGCCGCATCGAGGCTGATCTGGTCGGGCGCAAGCATCGCGATCAGCGGCGCCTGCTCGGGCGTCAGCGTATTGACGTTGATCGGCGAAAGCTCGGCCGCCGGAAGCGCGCACAGAAACGGCCGCACCCGTTCGTAAATCTCCGCGGTCATGCCGCTCAGCGCGCGCAGTTCGCTGACGTCGGCGAACAAGGTGTTGCCGGTGCGGTAGGGCTGCTCGCGCTCGGCATAAGCCGAATCCTCGGCGCCCTGCTGGCTGGGAACGTCGTCGCCGTCGATCCAGTCGCCCGCCGCTTCGGCGACGCGCCGCGCCGACCCTTCCGGGATCTCGAGCGCCCGCATCAGGCCGACGAACTGGGCGATGCCGGACGGACGCGGCGCGAGCGCGGTCGGGATGTCGCCCTCGCCGAGGCTGTTGATATTGAAGCAATTGCCGCCGTCGCGCACAGTGGCGCGGGCGATCCCGCCGCCGGGCAAGGGAATTTGCCGCTCGGCGCCGTTCCAGCCGCCCATGAGCGTCGTCTTCTCCGGGCTGGCGGCGAGGATGTCGTCGACCCGCAAAGTAAGCAGCGATTCGATCCCGGTCGCGAAAGCACGCGCCTGTTCGAGCGCCGCGGAATTGGCGGCGAGCGCGGTCGACAGGCGTAATTTCTCGAAGGCGGCAGCCGCGAGCGCGCCCATCACCGCGACCAGCAACAGCACCGTCAGCAGGGCAGCGCCCTGCTCGCCGGGAGGCACCTGGCGCTTCACGAGGGCGCGCCCACGGCGAAAAGCTGGCGGACCGTGCCTTCGTTCTCGCTGTCGACGACCAGTTCGACCGCGCTGGGCAGATCGGTGATCCGGGTCGGGTCCCAGCGGTCGCGCCAGGCGCCTTCCGCGTCGCGATAGCGCAGGCCCATCCGCCGCACGCCGGTCAGCAAAGTCACGCTCTCCAGCGGCTGCGCGCCGTCGACATGGAAATAGCCGCGCCGCTCGAGCCGGTCGCCGAGCAGCCGATATTCGACCTTCTGCAGCGAGGGCCGCGGCGCGCCGTCGAAATTCTCCCAGCCACGCCGGACCAGCATCAGCGAATCAGCCGCCCCGTCGAAGGCGGGGCGGACCGCACCCGCCTCGTCGCGGCTGATCCGCGGCGTCGCCTGGGCCAGATCGGCGCCGATCAGCGCGTTCGCTCGCCGCAGCGCCGACAGCGCGTCGAGCCGGGTGTCGGCCGCGTCCTGCGCGCGCACGCTGAACGAGAGCAAGGCGACGCCGGCCGCCGACAGCAGCCCGAAGATGAACAGGGCGACGAGCAACTCGACCAATGTGAAACCGGCTTCCTGCGGGCGAGTCATTGTTCGGCCCGCCGGAACAGAGTGAGCGTCGCGCCGCCGGCCGCGCCTTCGACCGAGACGGTGATCATCTGGATGCGCGGTTCGGGCGACAGCGCGGTCACCCGCTTCCACGCCCAGCGGCGGCCGCCGTTCACCGTCTCGCCGCGTTCCTCGCCCAGGGCCGGCGCGCGCGGGTCGGTCATCGTCTCGACGGCGATGTTGCGCGCGACGATCTGGGCGATCGCCTGCTCGTCGAGCCGCGTTGTGTTGGCGAGCGTCGCGCCTTCGAGCCGCAGCAAGGCGAGCGCGGCGAGGCTGAAGATCGCGAGCGCGACCAGCATCTCGACGAGCGTGAAGCCCTGTTCGCTGGGGTCAGCCGCCGACACGGACATTCCCGTCGGCGCCGATCTCGACCGCCACCTGTTCGCCAGCGCGCTGCAGCACGATCCGCGCCGGCACGGCGATGCCGGTCGGGTCGAGCGTGATCCGCACGATCCCCTCGCCGCCGACGCCGGCCGTCACGCCTTCGCTCCACGCCTGGTCGACGAACGGCTTGCGGTCGAGCGGACGCCATGCGCCGGCCTCGCGCACGTCGAAGCCGTAGCCGGCGGCGCCGACCCGGACCGCCATCGCGCGGGCGTCGGTGATCGCTTTCTCCTGGGCCGCGGCGGTGCGGGCGGCGAAGCGCTCGGCCTCGGCCACCAGCGCGCCGCGCGGGTCGGGCATCGCCACGATCACCGCGGCCGACATCAGGCCGAGCAGCACCAGCACGACCAGCAGCTCGATGAGCGTGAAGCCCTGCTCGCCGCGATCGCACCGGGGCCGGATGTCAGCTCTTCCAGTTGCCGATGTCCGCATCGTCGCCTTCGCCGCCCTCGCGCCCGTCCGCGCCATAGCTGTAGATGTCGAAGGCGCGCCCCTCGCCCCCGGGAGCGGCATAATGATAGGGATTGCCCCAGGGATCGTCGGGCAGTCGCTTGACGAAGCCTTCGCTGACCAACGCCTGCAGCCCCTGCCCGCCCGCCGGATAATCGAGCTTGTTCAGCCGGTACATTTCGGCGGCCTGCTCGAGCAGAGCGATATCGGCCTCGGCCTTCTTGACCCGCGCGGTATCCTGCGCCGGCATGACGTTGATCACGACCACGGTCGCGAGCAGCCCCATGATGACGATCACGACCATCAGTTCGACCAGGGTGAAGCCCTGTTCGGCGCGCCGGCGGCGCAGCCTCCGCCAGGCCTTCAGACGCGTCACGACTTTCTGCATTCTAACCCCCTGCCAGCGTATCGAGCTGGAGAATCGGGAGCAGGATCGACAGCACGATCAGCGCCACGACCACTCCCATGACAATGATGATCGCCGGCTCGAGCAGGGCCAGCGCCGTTGCGGTGAAGCCGTCGAATTCGCGTTCCAGATAATCGGCGGCGCGCTCGAGCATCGTGTCGAGCTTGCCGCTCGCCTCGCCGCTCGCCGCCAGATAGACGAGCAAGGGCGGGAACACGCCGGTTCGCTTCAGCGCCGCCGACAGGCTGCCGCCGGTGCGCACCGCCTCGGTGATGTCGGTCGAGGCCTTGCGCAGCACGCGGTTATGGACCGTTTCGGTGGTGAGCTTCAGCCCCTCCAGCAGCGGCAGCCGGCTCGCGACCATCGTCGACAGGGTCCGCGCCATGCGCGCCGCATTGAGGTCGCGGATCAGCCGGCCGATCAGCGGCAGTCGCAGCAGCCCGGCATCGAACCGCAGCCGCAGCGCCTCGTCGCGCAAGGCGCGCGCGCTGAGCAGGGCGATGCCGACAAGGGCGGCGAGCAGCAGCCACCACCAGGCGGCGAGAAATTCCGAAAGCGCAATCACGATCCGCGTCAGCAGCGGCAATTGCTGGCCGACGCCGTCAAATTGTTCGACCACTTTGGGCACAACGAACACCATCAGCGCCATCACGACGAAGCTGGCGACGAACGCGAGCACGACCGGGTAGGCGAGCGCGCTCAGCACCTTGCCCCGGACCAGCGCCTGCCGCTCGAGCAGGTCCGACAGCCGCTCCAGGATGTGCGCCAGCGTGCCCGAGGCTTCGCCGGCCGAGATCATGGCGCGGTAGAGCGGCGGGAAGCTCGCCGGCTCGCGGGCCATCGCCTGCGACAGCCGCCGCCCCTCCAGCACCGCGGCGTGGACGGCGATCAGGATGCGGCGGACATGCTCCTGCTCCGCCTGCCGCCCGATCGTGCGCAACGCCTCCTCGAGCGGGCTGACCTGAACCAGGGTGGCGAGCTGGCGCGTGAACAGGGTCAATTGCTTGGCGGAAAGCTTGCGCCGCCGGCCTAGGCCCAGCCCGGCCGAAAGCAGCGGCCGCTCGCTCCTGGCGGTGCCGGGCGCCAGGCGGACGACGAACAGGCTGCGCGCCGACAGAAGGTCGCGCGCCTCGTCGATGCCCGGCGCGCTCACGCTGCCGCGGCGCTCGCGCCCGGCCGTGTCGACTGCCAGATAGTCGAAGCTAGACATTTTCGGCCTCGCGCCGCGAGATCCGGATCGCTTCCTCGGCGGTGGTCACGCCCTGCTCCACCAAGGCCCGCGCCGCCGACCCCAGATTCTGCGCGTTGCGGAAGGCATGGCTGGAGATCACGGCCTCGTCGGCTCCGGAGTTGATCAGGCGGCGGATCGTGTCGTCGATGCGGACGGCCTCGAACACGCCGATGCGGCCCTTATACCCGCTATTTCCGCACTCGGCGCAACCCCGGGCTTCGTGAATTACGGTACCGCTGTCGAAGCCGAGCAGAGCGCAAACCGAGCCGGAGGCCGCCACCGGCACCTGGCAGCTTGGGCAGAGTCTTCTGACCAGTCTTTGGGCGATGACGGCTCTGAGGGAGGAAGCGAGGAGGAAGGGTTCGATTTTCATGTCGCGCAGGCGGGTGATGGCGCCGATCGCGTCGTTGGTGTGGACGGTGGAGAGGACGAGGTGGCCGGTCAAGGAGGCCTGGACGGCGATGTCGGCGGTCTCGCGGTCGCGGATCTCGCCGACCATGACGACGTCGGGGTCCTGGCGCAGGATCGCGCGCAGCCCGCTGGCGAAGGTGAAGCCGACCTTGGCGTTGACCTGGGTCTGGCCGACGCCGTCGACCGCATATTCGACCGGGTCCTCGACGGTGAGGATGTTGCGCGCGCCGTCGTTCAGTTGCTTGAGGCCCGCATAGAGCGTGGTGGTCTTGCCCGATCCGGTCGGGCCGGTGACGAGCACGATGCCGTTGGGCTCGGCGAGAGCGGCGCGGTAGAGCTGGTCGATCGCCGGCGGCATGCCGAGCAGTTCGAGCGATATGCCGGCCTTGTCCTTGTCGAGGATGCGCAGCACGACCCGCTCGCCGGCCCGGCTCGGCAGCGTCGAGACGCGCACGTCGAGAAGCTTGCCGCCGAGGCTGAGGCCGATGCGGCCGTCCTGGGGCACGCGCCGCTCGGCGATGTCGAGGCGCGCCATCACCTTGATGCGGCTGACGATCACCGGCGCGACATGGGGCGGCATGCGCAAAGTCTCGCGCAGCACGCCGTCGATCCGCATCCGCACGACGAGCCCGGTCTCATAGGGCTCGACATGGATGTCGGAGACGCCCTGGCGGGCGGCGTCGGCGATGATGCCGTTGATGAGGCGGATGGCGGGCGCGTCGTCGGCGCTGTCGAGCAAATCGTCGGCACTGGGAAGGTCGCCGGCGATGAGGCCGAGCTCGTCGCCAAGGCCGAGCGATCCCGCCGCATGCGCCGCCGCTTCGCCGTCCATCGCATAGCGCTCGGAGAGGATGCGGTCGAACGCCTCTTCCGCCACGAACGCGAGGTCGAACGACCGCGCCAGATAGCGCCGCACCTCGATCAAGGCGCGCGGATCGCCGCCTTGGCGCAGCGCCACCTGGAGCCGCCCGTCCTGCTCGCCGGTCAGAGCGACGCCGAAGCGCTTGGCAAAGCCGTAGGGAATGTTGATCGGCAGCGGGGTCGATGGGCCCGCAATTTCCTCGCTCATCGCGCGCCCTCTGCGGCCGGCGTTACGGCCGGCGCGTAGAGCGCGGGATCGAGCGGCGCCGGCACGGCCGGCGGCTGCCCGGGCGGGGTGACGCCCATATATTCGCGCAAAAGCTCGTCGAGGCTCGGCTCGGCATCCGGGTTCTGCAGATATTGGCGGCCGCGTATGTAGCCGTAGCGGCGGTCGGTCATCGCCCGCGCGTCGGCCGCCGAGCGCAGGATGGTCGGCCGGATGAACACCATCAGGTTCGTCTTGGCGCGCGCCTTGCCCTTGGATTTGAACAAATTGCCGAGCACCGGCAGGTCGCCGAGGAACGGGATCTTCTCGATCGTGCGCCGCTCATTGTCGTCGAGCAGCCCGCCAATGCCGACGATCTCGCCATCATCGACCGTGATCGTCGTCTCGATCTCGCGCTTGTTGAGGATCAGATCGGAAAAATCGCGCGACACCGGCCCGGCGATCGAGCTCACCTCTTGCCTCAGGTCGAGCTTGATCGTGCCGCCGGCATTGATCTGCGGTTTGACCTCCAGCGAGATGCCGACATTCTGGCGCTGGACGGTGCGGAAGGCGTTGTCGAAATTGTCCGACAAGGCCTCGCCGGTCGTGATCGGGATCTCCTGGCCGACCAGGATCCGCGCCTCCTGATTGTCGAGCGTCATGATCGAGGGCGTCGAGAGGATGTTCGACTGGTTGTCGGACTGGACCGCGTTGATGATCGCCCCGAATATCTCGCGGCCGCTGCGCAAGGCGAAGCCGCCGAGGCCGCCGGTCGCGCCGAGCAGCTCGGCCGCCGCCGCCTGCTGCAGCGTGTCGGCGAGCCCGCTATTCTGGGTGGTGGTGACGACCTGGCCGTTGACCGTGGTCGTCGTCCGCCGCAGCCGCTCGGCCGCCACCGCGCCCGCGATCGGCAGGATGTTGGGCGAGGCGTTGGAATAATTGGTGACCGCGAACGGGATGTTGCTCCCCTCCAGCCCCGCCATCAGCAATTGCACGCCAAGCTGCTTGGCGGCCGTGTCGGAAATCTCGACGATGATCGCCTCGACCAGCACCTGCGCGCGGCGCGTGTCCAGCTGGCGGATGACCGCGCCCAATTGCCGCTGGACGTCGGCCGGGGCGGCGATGACGATCGCATTGGCGCCCTCGAACCGCGTCACCACCGTAGTCTTGTTGCCGAACACGCTCGCCCCGCTCGCCGCGGCGGCAGCCGCCGCGGGCGGAGGCGGCGGCGGCGACGTGCCGCCGCTGCGGGAATTGTTGGCATTGCCGCTGGTCCGCGCCAGCCCCTGCGAGCGCGCCGGGGTCGGCGCCTGGCCGAGCAATTGCTGGATCACCGGCAGCAATTGCTCGGCGTCGGCATGTTCGAGGAACACCACGCGCAATTCGGTGCCGCTGGCCGCGCGCGCGTCGAGGTCGCGCGCCATCTCGACGAGCCGCGCCACGGTGGCCGCATCGCCCCTGAGCGCGATCGCATTGGCGCTGTCGACCGCCACCACCGACACCTTGGCATCGGGCCCGACCAGCGCGCCCAGCGCCTCGGCGATCTCGCGCGCGCCGGCATTGTCCAGCGCCAGCGTTCGCGTTGACGCAGTGTCGCGGTCGATCCCGGCCAATATGCCGCGGATGCGCGCGATATTGTCGGCAAAGTCGGCCACCACCAGCGAATTGCGGTTGGCGGTCACCGAGCCGTCCTTGCTGACCAGAGGCCGCACCGTCTCGGCCGCCGAAGCGGCATCGATATGGCGCAGCCGGAAAATCTCGGTGACGAAGCTGCTCGGGCTCGCCGCCCGCCGCCCGGCCGAGCCCGACGAGGCAGCGCCGGCCGCCGGCTGGACGCGAAGCCCGCCGCCCGCAATCGGCACCGCCACCAGCCCGTTGGCGCGCAGGGTCGACAGGAACAACTCGAAATATTCCGAGCGCGACAAGGGCCGCTGCGTCACCACCGACACCTTGCCCTGCACCCCGCCGTCGATCACGATCGCCCGACCCGTCACCCGCGCCGCATCCTCGATGAACGCCCGAATGTCCGCATCGCGCAGGTTCAAAACATATTGCGACCACGCCGGCGAAACCGGCGCCGCAACCAGCGCCAACGCCACAAACCAACCACGAAACTTCATTGCGGGGCACCATCCTTGGCAGCGGCCGGGGCCGTAACGGGCGCCGCAGGCGCGGACGCGGGCACGCCGACGACCACGGGCGCGGACGAAGATTGATCGAGGAACAGGCGCTCGGGCGTGCCGCCGCGCGAAACGACGACATGATCGAAGCCGACCGCGGTCAAAGTCGCGCCGGGAGCGATCTCGTCGCCGATCGCGAAGCTGCGCTGAGCGCCGTCCGGCGTGGCGATGATCGCCGAGCCGCCGCCCGACGCGCGATTCTCGCTGACGCCGTGGAGCTTGAGATCGAGCGCGGTGACCGCGACCGGGCCGGCTTCGGCGAGGCGGAAGAACGGATCGAACCCGGTCGTCGCACCCGCGACGGCCGGTGCGGGCTTGGCAACGCCTTCCGCCTGCCAAGCGCCGACCGGCCCGACTGGCGCCAGCGCCGTCCATACCAGGCGGGCGCATTGCAGCGCGATCAGCGCCAGGAGCAGCAGCTCGAGCGCGGAATAGGCCGTCTGGTGGGGGACCCGACGCAACAGGCGGCGGGCGACCGGATTGAGAGCGATACGCATGAAGTCTCCTGGACGGCCTGCGATTAGGCCGCGTGGATGACGGTTCGATGCTAATCTTGTGACAGGTCCGTGACAGCCCGTCCGTGCCGCCGATCGGCCCGTACCGATCCGCGCCAAACGAAAAAGCCGCGCACCCCGGATCCGGGACGCGCGGCCGCGATATGCACGGGAAATCCGGGCGGCGCACTGGGGGGCGCCGCCCGGACCTTACCCGCTAGAACCTCAAGCCGAGGCCGAGCGAGAAGCTGGTGCCGAGATCATATTCGTTGTTGGTGATCCGGATTTCGTCCTGCTGATATTCCGAGAATTTCGTGCCGAGCAGGTTGCGCGCCTCGAACTTCAGCTCGAGTTCCGCGCCGAACAGCTCGATCCCCTCGCGGGCGACGAAGTCGAGCCGCAGGCCCGGCTTCTCGACGATGTCGGCCTGACGGATCGAACCGAGCACCGGGCCGCGATTGGTGACGCGGTTGCTGGCATAGGTGACCAGTAAGGTCTGCTGCGACAGGCGGTCGGTATTCTCGAGGCCGAACTGGAGGTTGGCGATATGCTTGGACTGGCCGGTCAGCGGATCGCCGTCGCCGAACACTTCCGACGCCGGGCGGAAGCCGCGATTGTCGTTGAGCAGCGTCTGGTCGCCGTCCTTCACCTTCAGCTTGGAGTCGCTGTAGGTATAGTTGGCGATCGCCACCGCCCGCCGCGCCGCGAAGAAGTCCCCGCCGAGGCCCTCGAGCGGGAAATATTTCTGAAGCTCGACCTCGACGCCGTAGAGATCGGCCTTGGGCGCGTTGGCGAAGGTCGTCTGAAGCGTGCCGCCGCCGGCGAAGGCCGCGACCGCCTCGATCGGATTGTCGATCCGCTTGAAGAAGCCGGCGACGCTGAAGCGCTGGTCGCGGCCGAAATACCATTCGTAGCGGGCTTCGGCGTTGAGCAATTCGCTGTCGATCAGGAACGGATTGCCGACGAACTGGCGGTCCGAATCGATGTCGAGATAGATTTGCGGCGCCAGCTCGCGGAACTGCGGCCGGGCCAGCGTCTTCGACGCGTTGAAGCGCAGCTGCATGTCCTCGGCGAAGTTCCAGGTCACGGTCGCCGCGGGCAGGAAGTAGCTCTTATGCAGCGGCCGCGTCTGGACGAGACCGCCCTGGTTGAACAGGTCGATCTGGGTAACGCCCTGGACGCCGTCCTCGTAGCGCACGCCGCCGCTGAAGCGGACGCCGTCGACCGGCTCGGCGGTGAGCTGGAGGTAGGTGCCGAACACCTCGAGATCCGCTTCATAGGCGGCGGCCCCGGCGAGCGCCGAGGTCTCCACCATCAGGATGTCGTAGGTGTAGATATTGTAGTCGGACAGCAGGTAATCGGGGCGCTGCTGCGAGACCGCGAGGTTCAGCGTGTTGGCCGGGCGGAACGCGAAGTCGCGCCGCGACGAGGTGCGCTTGGTGTTGAGGTAGGCGAGGCCGAAGCCGAGGCTGGCGTCGAACGGCGTCGGCAGATCGTAGCTGAAATCGGCGCCGAGATTGTAGACGTCCTCGTTGAGGTCACTGAACGAGATGCTCGCCGACTGGCCGGTCGCGGTCAGGTTGTTGACGTAGTCGTTGGCGTCGGTGCTGTAGGCGTAGCTGAACTCGCGCTCGTACGGGGACTCCCGCTGCGAGTTCGCATAGCCCGCGCGGATGTCCATCTTGACGAGGTCGAAGTCGAACTCGCCGACGAACTGGGTGTTGATCAGCTGGCGCTCGAACCAGGCGCTGCCCTGGCGGATGAGCTGCGGCGGCAGCGCCGGATCGGGGTCGCCGACCGACAGGCTGTAGCCCGAGGAAAGCCGCGCCTGCTTCAGCGTGTCGCGGATATAGAGGTTGGTCCAGCGCAGCTTGTGCTCGCCGATCTCGGCGCCGAGGCCGATCAGGCCGTTGACGACGATGCGGTTGTCCGAGCGCACCGAGCGGAAGTCGGTGGCGACCGTGTTGAGGCCGCCGGTCTGCTGGATCGCGTCGCGGGTGCGCCAGCTGTTGTTATAGCCGAAGCTGGCGATCAGGCCGACGCGGCTGTCGCCGATGTCCCACGATTTGCCGCCGCTGATATCGCCGGAGAAATTGGCCGGGATGTTCTTGTTGCGCTGAATGAGCGAGGTCGAGGCGTTGGCAAGGCCCGCCGCCATGTCCTGGATGTCGCGGCGGCTGAAGGTGGCGCCTTCGTTGATCAAGGTACCGCTGTTCATCGCCTGCTTGAGCAACGGCGGAATGTCGCGCGAACCGTCGTCGAAGCCGGTCCAGTCGGTGTCGCTGCCATAATAAGTGTAGCCGAGCTGGCCGGTGGTCTCGGTGTCGCCGCTGATGCTGCCGCCGATCGAGAGGAACGAATCCTCGGGGATCGCCGAGGTGGTGAGATTGATGACGCCGCCGCCGAACTCGCCGGGATAATTGACCGAATAGCTCTTCTGCACGACCGCGCTGGCGAGCACGCTGGTCGGGAAGATGTCGAGCGGGACGACGCGGCGCAGCGGCTCGGGCGACGGCAGAGCGAGGCCGTTGAGCAAAGCCAGCGAATAGCGGTCGCCGAGGCCGCGGACATAGACGTAGCCGTTGCCGACGACGCTGAGGCCGGTGACGCGCTGCAGCGCGCCGGCAATGTCGCCGTCGCCGGTGCGGGCGATATCCTCGGTCGACAGGACCGAGATGACCTGGGGCGTGGCGCGGACCGGCTGGGGGATGTAGCGGCCGGTGACGACGATGTCCTCGCCGCCGTCCATGCCGGGCGCGGAGATGTCGACCGACTCGTCCACCGGCTCCTGCGCCTGGGCGAGCGCGTCGCCGGTATCGGGC
This portion of the Sphingomonas sp. LY54 genome encodes:
- a CDS encoding TonB-dependent receptor domain-containing protein, with translation MPKPLTLGSLLLLTTALWTPAALAQDVAEQGLPDTGDALAQAQEPVDESVDISAPGMDGGEDIVVTGRYIPQPVRATPQVISVLSTEDIARTGDGDIAGALQRVTGLSVVGNGYVYVRGLGDRYSLALLNGLALPSPEPLRRVVPLDIFPTSVLASAVVQKSYSVNYPGEFGGGVINLTTSAIPEDSFLSIGGSISGDTETTGQLGYTYYGSDTDWTGFDDGSRDIPPLLKQAMNSGTLINEGATFSRRDIQDMAAGLANASTSLIQRNKNIPANFSGDISGGKSWDIGDSRVGLIASFGYNNSWRTRDAIQQTGGLNTVATDFRSVRSDNRIVVNGLIGLGAEIGEHKLRWTNLYIRDTLKQARLSSGYSLSVGDPDPALPPQLIRQGSAWFERQLINTQFVGEFDFDLVKMDIRAGYANSQRESPYEREFSYAYSTDANDYVNNLTATGQSASISFSDLNEDVYNLGADFSYDLPTPFDASLGFGLAYLNTKRTSSRRDFAFRPANTLNLAVSQQRPDYLLSDYNIYTYDILMVETSALAGAAAYEADLEVFGTYLQLTAEPVDGVRFSGGVRYEDGVQGVTQIDLFNQGGLVQTRPLHKSYFLPAATVTWNFAEDMQLRFNASKTLARPQFRELAPQIYLDIDSDRQFVGNPFLIDSELLNAEARYEWYFGRDQRFSVAGFFKRIDNPIEAVAAFAGGGTLQTTFANAPKADLYGVEVELQKYFPLEGLGGDFFAARRAVAIANYTYSDSKLKVKDGDQTLLNDNRGFRPASEVFGDGDPLTGQSKHIANLQFGLENTDRLSQQTLLVTYASNRVTNRGPVLGSIRQADIVEKPGLRLDFVAREGIELFGAELELKFEARNLLGTKFSEYQQDEIRITNNEYDLGTSFSLGLGLRF
- a CDS encoding type II secretion system protein N; amino-acid sequence: MRIALNPVARRLLRRVPHQTAYSALELLLLALIALQCARLVWTALAPVGPVGAWQAEGVAKPAPAVAGATTGFDPFFRLAEAGPVAVTALDLKLHGVSENRASGGGSAIIATPDGAQRSFAIGDEIAPGATLTAVGFDHVVVSRGGTPERLFLDQSSSAPVVVGVPASAPAAPVTAPAAAKDGAPQ